A stretch of the Lactuca sativa cultivar Salinas chromosome 9, Lsat_Salinas_v11, whole genome shotgun sequence genome encodes the following:
- the LOC111888134 gene encoding two-pore potassium channel 1 isoform X1 codes for MTSDGETKAAPKESKSPPHVNDQIASLGRRRFRRIKSAPLANSFVSDFKTTSAPLPRRNSVFDHFYPNYWKIAIIFFAYLVAGMVCFHLVRHQISGKKTNSILDALYFTIVTMTTVGYGDLVPASTLTILLACLFVVSGTLIVGLVLSKAADLLVEKQERLLVKALHMNETIGEAEILKKIKTKKVRNKCIILVVFLLVLMAAGTGIFIYVEELDFIHALYCVIATLTGLGYIDKCFSTTGGRVFALFWILLGTLYVAQLLFTFALLHTERRQRSLVKCVLKRKTTGSDLEAADFDCNGIVVAAEFVIYKLKEMGKISEDDITPIMDEFETLDFDKTGTLSASDLGH; via the exons ATGACATCTGATGGTGAAACAAAAGCTGCACCAAAAGAATCAAAGAGTCCCCCACATGTAAACGATCAGATAGCCTCCCTCGGAAGGAGAAGATTCCGACGAATCAAAAGTGCCCCGCTTGCCAACTCTTTTGTCTCGGATTTCAAAACCACCTCCGCACCTCTGCCACGCCGCAATTCCGTGTTTGACCATTTTTACCCGAATTACTGGAAGATTGCTATCATCTTCTTTGCATATCTAGTTGCAGGTATGGTTTGCTTTCATCTAGTCAGACACCAGATTTCAGGAAAGAAAACAAACAGCATACTCGATGCACTTTATTTCACCATTGTAACAATGACAACAGTCGGGTATGGAGACCTTGTTCCCGCTAGCACTCTCACAATACTTCTCGCCTGTCTTTTTGTCGTCTCCGGCACCTTGATTGTTGGATTGGTTTTAAGTAAAGCAGCAGATCTTTTAGTGGAAAAACAAGAACGATTACTTGTGAAAGCGTTGCATATGAATGAAACCATTGGTGAAGCAGAAATCCTTAAAAAGATCAAAACTAAGAAAGTGAGAAACAAGTGTATAATCTTGGTGGTGTTTCTTCTGGTACTTATGGCAGCAGGGACAGGAATCTTTATTTATGTTGAGGAATTGGACTTCATTCATGCGTTGTATTGTGTTATTGCGACGCTTACTGGACTCGGTTACATAGATAAATGCTTCTCGACAACAGGTGGACGTGTTTTTGCTCTTTTTTGGATCTTGTTAGGTACTCTCTATGTAGCTCAGTTGCTCTTTACTTTTGCTCTGTTACATACTGAAAGAAGGCAACGATCGTTGGTCAAATGCGTTCTTAAAAGAAAAACAACGGGTTCTGACCTTGAGGCAGCTGACTTTGACTGTAATGGCATCGTTGT aGCAGCTGAGTTCGTTATCTATAAGCTAAAAGAAATGGGGAAGATCAGTGAGGATGACATCACACCTATCATGGATGAGTTTGAAACACTAGATTTTGACAAGACGGGAACGTTGTCTGCCTCTGATCTTGGTCATTAG
- the LOC111888134 gene encoding two-pore potassium channel 1 isoform X2: MTSDGETKAAPKESKSPPHVNDQIASLGRRRFRRIKSAPLANSFVSDFKTTSAPLPRRNSVFDHFYPNYWKIAIIFFAYLVAGMVCFHLVRHQISGKKTNSILDALYFTIVTMTTVGYGDLVPASTLTILLACLFVVSGTLIVGLVLSKAADLLVEKQERLLVKALHMNETIGEAEILKKIKTKKVRNKCIILVVFLLVLMAAGTGIFIYVEELDFIHALYCVIATLTGLGYIDKCFSTTGGRVFALFWILLGTLYVAQLLFTFALLHTERRQRSLVKCVLKRKTTGSDLEAADFDCNGIVV; the protein is encoded by the exons ATGACATCTGATGGTGAAACAAAAGCTGCACCAAAAGAATCAAAGAGTCCCCCACATGTAAACGATCAGATAGCCTCCCTCGGAAGGAGAAGATTCCGACGAATCAAAAGTGCCCCGCTTGCCAACTCTTTTGTCTCGGATTTCAAAACCACCTCCGCACCTCTGCCACGCCGCAATTCCGTGTTTGACCATTTTTACCCGAATTACTGGAAGATTGCTATCATCTTCTTTGCATATCTAGTTGCAGGTATGGTTTGCTTTCATCTAGTCAGACACCAGATTTCAGGAAAGAAAACAAACAGCATACTCGATGCACTTTATTTCACCATTGTAACAATGACAACAGTCGGGTATGGAGACCTTGTTCCCGCTAGCACTCTCACAATACTTCTCGCCTGTCTTTTTGTCGTCTCCGGCACCTTGATTGTTGGATTGGTTTTAAGTAAAGCAGCAGATCTTTTAGTGGAAAAACAAGAACGATTACTTGTGAAAGCGTTGCATATGAATGAAACCATTGGTGAAGCAGAAATCCTTAAAAAGATCAAAACTAAGAAAGTGAGAAACAAGTGTATAATCTTGGTGGTGTTTCTTCTGGTACTTATGGCAGCAGGGACAGGAATCTTTATTTATGTTGAGGAATTGGACTTCATTCATGCGTTGTATTGTGTTATTGCGACGCTTACTGGACTCGGTTACATAGATAAATGCTTCTCGACAACAGGTGGACGTGTTTTTGCTCTTTTTTGGATCTTGTTAGGTACTCTCTATGTAGCTCAGTTGCTCTTTACTTTTGCTCTGTTACATACTGAAAGAAGGCAACGATCGTTGGTCAAATGCGTTCTTAAAAGAAAAACAACGGGTTCTGACCTTGAGGCAGCTGACTTTGACTGTAATGGCATCGTTGT CTGA